The Cervus elaphus chromosome 12, mCerEla1.1, whole genome shotgun sequence genome includes a region encoding these proteins:
- the LOC122705643 gene encoding vegetative cell wall protein gp1-like yields MDEEPAQNTTLLVRDNVTSKSSRPRVEARGAKAARRPSLHGGSGAPPSPGAPTRAPRNPTVCAARLPARRARGSLGRTFQPQGRRCTNCAARGSDGGPEPLQVPPPTATPRPLVPAPALGSLTAAYRVPLPPPPAEPGSSAESAAPPRGRASPGPAPPACPPPGRRGRRPLAPFPAGPPRPLQPPGAPSRFPLSRPGPRDTSPRTPTPPLPGSARDAPAPLPAPLPHPTPSGLTLLSSNAFSSPFPRSECPPTSPPPSPAAFFSPT; encoded by the exons ATGGATGAGGAACCTGCCCAGAACACCACACTCCTTGTGAGGGACAATGTGACTTCCAAGTCAAGCAG ACCGAGGGTCGAGGCAAGGGGTGCTAAGGCTGCCAGGCGCCCTTCGCTGCACGGCGGTTCCGGAGCCCCTCCCTCGCCCGGGGCCCCAACGCGGGCCCCCAGGAACCCGACCGTCTGTGCTGCACGCCTCCCGGCCAGGCGCGCGCGCGGGAGCCTGGGGCGCACCTTCCAGCCCCAGGGGAGACGCTGCACAAACTGCGCGGCGCGGGGCTCGGACGGCGGACCCGAGCCCCTCCAGGTCCCGCCGCCCACGGCGACACCTCGGCCCCTGGTCCCCGCACCCGCTCTCGGCTCACTTACCGCTGCCTACCGGGTCCCGCTCCCGCCGCCTCCAGCAGAGCCCGGCTCGAGTGCAGAGTCCGCGGCGCCGCCTAGAGGCCGGGCGAgcccgggccccgccccgccggccTGCCCGCCCCCGGGGAGGAGGGGCCGGCGCCCCCTTGCCCCATTCCCGGCCGGCCCGCCCCGCCCTCTGCAGCCGCCTGGCGCGCCCTCCCGGTTCCCCTTGAGCCGCCCCGGCCCTCGGGACACGTCTCCCCGCACCCCGACACCGCCCCTCCCCGGCTCGGCCCGGGACGCGCCCGCCCCTCTGCCAGcacctcttccccaccccaccccgtcgGGCCTCACACTCCTCTCCAGCAACGCTTTCTCCTCACCCTTCCCCAGATCGGAatgtccccccacctcccctccgcCTTCCCCC GCAGCCTTTTTCTCCCCGACCTAG